In one window of Bombus vancouverensis nearcticus chromosome 10, iyBomVanc1_principal, whole genome shotgun sequence DNA:
- the LOC117159174 gene encoding very long chain fatty acid elongase 7 isoform X2 — translation MSTIVDWYKDVINNKCHPYTQDWFLVSGPGPLAVILVTYVYFCLSAGPRYMKDKKPYELRKTMIVYNFVQVLFSIYLFYEGLMAGWLHDYNYSCQPVDYSDNPKSIRMAKIVHFYFMCKLTELLDTVFFVLRKKSRQISTLHVYHHTLMPVCAWIGVKFLPNGHGTFLGLVNAFIHIIMYMYYMLSSIGSHMNKYLWWKKYITMLQLIQFGMIFIHTIQLFFNGCNYPRPIAFLLLLNATIFIYMFGSFYVKNYRKRQRTQIKDEQINMAAKKVE, via the exons ATGTCGACCATCGTAGATTGGTACAAAGACGTTATAAACAATAAATGTC ATCCATACACGCAGGATTGGTTTCTCGTGTCAGGACCAGGTCCTCTGGCGGTAATTCTCGTTACCTATGTGTATTTTTGCCTATCCGCTGGACCAAGGTACATGAAGGACAAGAAGCCGTACGAATTGAGGAAAACCATGATCGTGTACAACTTCGTTCAAGTGCTATTTAGTATATATCTCTTTTATGAAGGATTGATGGCTGGGTGGCTGCATGACTACAATTACTCTTGTCAGCCTGTTGACTATTCGGACAATCCAAAATCTATCAGG ATGGCTAAGATTGTGCACTTTTATTTCATGTGCAAGTTGACAGAGCTTTTGGACACAGTATTCTTTGTTCTTCGGAAGAAGAGTCGTCAGATCTCAACCCTTCACGTGTATCATCACACGCTAATGCCGGTCTGCGCCTGGATCGGAGTCAAGTTCCTGCCGAATGGCCATGGAACGTTCTTGGGCCTCGTCAACGCTTTCATTCACATAATCATGTACATGTACTACATGCTGTCTTCGATAGGGTCACACATGAACAAATATCTCTGGTGGAAAAAGTATATAACGATGCTCCAGTTGATTCAATTTGGCATGATTTTTATCCATACCATTCAACTATTTTTCAACGGATGCAATTATCCGAGGCCTATTGCGTTCCTGCTCTTGCTGAACGCGACGATCTTCATCTACATGTTCGGGTCGTTCTATGTCAAAAATTACCGTAAAAGACAACGAACACAGATAAAAGATGAGCAAATAAATATGGCGGCGAAGAAAGTGGAGTGA
- the LOC117159174 gene encoding very long chain fatty acid elongase 7 isoform X1, with amino-acid sequence MPVEDPVHLGSRLICPFTSNQQKTMSTIVDWYKDVINNKCHPYTQDWFLVSGPGPLAVILVTYVYFCLSAGPRYMKDKKPYELRKTMIVYNFVQVLFSIYLFYEGLMAGWLHDYNYSCQPVDYSDNPKSIRMAKIVHFYFMCKLTELLDTVFFVLRKKSRQISTLHVYHHTLMPVCAWIGVKFLPNGHGTFLGLVNAFIHIIMYMYYMLSSIGSHMNKYLWWKKYITMLQLIQFGMIFIHTIQLFFNGCNYPRPIAFLLLLNATIFIYMFGSFYVKNYRKRQRTQIKDEQINMAAKKVE; translated from the exons ATGCCCGTTGAAGATCCCGTTCACCTTGGTTCGCGACTA ATTTGTCCATTTACTAGCAATCAACAAAAAACAATGTCGACCATCGTAGATTGGTACAAAGACGTTATAAACAATAAATGTC ATCCATACACGCAGGATTGGTTTCTCGTGTCAGGACCAGGTCCTCTGGCGGTAATTCTCGTTACCTATGTGTATTTTTGCCTATCCGCTGGACCAAGGTACATGAAGGACAAGAAGCCGTACGAATTGAGGAAAACCATGATCGTGTACAACTTCGTTCAAGTGCTATTTAGTATATATCTCTTTTATGAAGGATTGATGGCTGGGTGGCTGCATGACTACAATTACTCTTGTCAGCCTGTTGACTATTCGGACAATCCAAAATCTATCAGG ATGGCTAAGATTGTGCACTTTTATTTCATGTGCAAGTTGACAGAGCTTTTGGACACAGTATTCTTTGTTCTTCGGAAGAAGAGTCGTCAGATCTCAACCCTTCACGTGTATCATCACACGCTAATGCCGGTCTGCGCCTGGATCGGAGTCAAGTTCCTGCCGAATGGCCATGGAACGTTCTTGGGCCTCGTCAACGCTTTCATTCACATAATCATGTACATGTACTACATGCTGTCTTCGATAGGGTCACACATGAACAAATATCTCTGGTGGAAAAAGTATATAACGATGCTCCAGTTGATTCAATTTGGCATGATTTTTATCCATACCATTCAACTATTTTTCAACGGATGCAATTATCCGAGGCCTATTGCGTTCCTGCTCTTGCTGAACGCGACGATCTTCATCTACATGTTCGGGTCGTTCTATGTCAAAAATTACCGTAAAAGACAACGAACACAGATAAAAGATGAGCAAATAAATATGGCGGCGAAGAAAGTGGAGTGA